A window from Salvia miltiorrhiza cultivar Shanhuang (shh) chromosome 2, IMPLAD_Smil_shh, whole genome shotgun sequence encodes these proteins:
- the LOC131011912 gene encoding uncharacterized protein LOC131011912 isoform X1: MRGVGGPLLCISDLLSDVGDDNNSGGIHDHAAPPEVADVSKLSASEIPKLFQENFNELKGALEGADHSWTALTLKLCAALETANKLVDSTDSHVASLSDKVEELERIVSRRDSSIMEAKAIQDLY; this comes from the exons atgaggggtGTTGGGGGTCCGTTATTGTGCATCAGCGATCTGCTAAGCGACGTCGGCGACGACAACAACTCCGGCGGCATCCACGATCACGCCGCGCCGCCCGAGGTGGCCGACGTTTCTAAACTCTCGGCGTCTGAAATTCCCAAGCTATTCCAG GAAAACTTCAATGAACTGAAAGGGGCACTCGAGGGTGCTGATCACTCTTGGACTGCTCTAACACTCAAG TTGTGTGCTGCGCTGGAAACTGCAAACAAGTTGGTTGACTCTACCGATTCTCACGTTGCCTCCTTGTCTGATAAGGTTGAGGAACTGGAACGAATTGTCAGTCGAAGAGATTCTTCCATAATGGAAGCCAAAGCCATCCAAGATTTATACTAG
- the LOC131011912 gene encoding uncharacterized protein LOC131011912 isoform X2, with protein MRGVGGPLLCISDLLSDVGDDNNSGGIHDHAAPPEVADVSKLSASEIPKLFQENFNELKGALEGADHSWTALTLKVEELERIVSRRDSSIMEAKAIQDLY; from the exons atgaggggtGTTGGGGGTCCGTTATTGTGCATCAGCGATCTGCTAAGCGACGTCGGCGACGACAACAACTCCGGCGGCATCCACGATCACGCCGCGCCGCCCGAGGTGGCCGACGTTTCTAAACTCTCGGCGTCTGAAATTCCCAAGCTATTCCAG GAAAACTTCAATGAACTGAAAGGGGCACTCGAGGGTGCTGATCACTCTTGGACTGCTCTAACACTCAAG GTTGAGGAACTGGAACGAATTGTCAGTCGAAGAGATTCTTCCATAATGGAAGCCAAAGCCATCCAAGATTTATACTAG
- the LOC131011913 gene encoding uncharacterized protein LOC131011913, producing the protein MAGKEEEKKLEECSVSNALGTWVFSVAGALIAIPVGIKRKSLAPLVFFGTTGTMLDIIMGINACEREHAERQMKLLEAQNVAAVDATAAES; encoded by the exons ATGGCCGGAAAAGAGGAAGAGAAGAAATTAGAGGAATGCTCTGTTTCAAA TGCTTTGGGGACATGGGTTTTCTCAGTGGCGGGTGCTCTGATAGCGATCCCTGTTGGGATTAAAAGGAAGTCTCTGGCGCCCCTTGTGTTCTTTGGCACGACAGGCACCATGCTCGACATAATCATGGGGATCAATGCTTGTGAGAGGGAGCACGCAGAGCGCCAGATGAAGCTCTTGGAAGCACAGAATGTTGCAGCAGTCGATGCTACTGCTGCTGAATCTTGA